From the genome of Halomonas sp. HAL1:
GTGCTATCCGCTTGGGTACGGTAACAGCCGGCGTTATCGGTGTAGCTGAGGGTATTGAAACTTCGCTAGCTATTCGGGCTGCAACTGGGATGCCTGTCTGGCCGGTGCTATCAGCCTCACTGATGAGGTCGTTCGAGCCGCCTGAGGGTGTTACGGAAGTCGTTATCTGGGCTGATCGTGACCTCCCCGACAGGAAAGGCCGTAAGGCTGGCCAGGAAGCGGCGGAAGCGCTCCAGGCTCGGCTTTTAGAGAAAGGGATTCAAGTGTCTATTAAGATCCCTGATGCACCCAGTTCAGTCGATGTAAGTGTCGATTGGGCTGATGTGTACACCAGTAGTGGGCTCACGGGATTCCCCCGCAAGAGCGAAGCTGCTTAACCCTTCAAACCCTTCTGACATCCATTGTCAGGAGGGTTTTTCATTTTTCAGAATTTTCAGATTCAAGAGGACGGATGCGTTTTTTATAAATTTGCTGAATCTGATTGGGTCAAGCAGCTACTTACCCCTTAGGTCATCCCACCCCACCCCACCCCACCCCGCTTGAAGCTCATGCCGGTTGAGTTCGCGCTTTTTAGCGTGGATAGCATGCCACCAGGCGGCGCTTCTGTACTCAAGGCTTTCAGCACAGGGTCCGAAGTTGCCGCTCGATTTTTCATTCCATAACCAGTCTGACTTTTTTTATTGGTTCTTAATGTTGAGACCAGGGTTATATGGGGCCTAGGGAATGATTCTAGTTCCCTTACGTGGTGCATCAGTTCTCCCTACGAGTTATTCAACTAAACGTATGTTTGAATTAACCGCTTGATCGTGTCACCTCAGAGGCGTAGCTACTCCTCTCGGCTTTCTCAATACCACCTCCCGTTTGTCTGTCAGTGGCGCCCCTACCTCTCATGAGACCCCGACACCAGGGGGATGGGAGGAGAGCACGTTATGAATCGTAGTGACTCAATCGCCAGAATCGGTAAAGCACTGGCTTCAGTTCAGGCTGAGCTAGGTGGCCTGATCGCACCGGATTCTACGAACCCGATGTACGACAGCCGCTATGCGAGCCTGGCAATTGTAATCGGCACCATTCGCGCAGTCTTGAATAAGTTTGAAATCGCACTGGTTCAGGCACCTGTGCCCGGAACGGTGGGGGCTGTAGTGATGGAAACCATGCTCATTCATGGTCCTTCCGGGGAATACATTGGCTCTTACTGTGAAATGCCAGTTGAAACCCTGGATAGCCATGGCGTGGCGTCAGCCCAGACGTATGCACGTCGATATGGGTTGATGGCTCTTCTTGGTCTTGCTCAAGGCCCTGATGACGATGGAAATGCTGCCTACAAGTCTGCTGTGCAAACCTCAGCGCTTCTCCCCCAGGGTGAGCCTGAGCCATCAGAGCAGCGGATATCAAATGGTCACCGTTTGGCGTCGCCCGAGGCGATTCTAACGGAGATTGAAAACTCAGATGTTGAGCGCCTTGTTTCGGCAGAACGCTGGGTCAATAGCGCTCAATTGGATGCACACCTGTCAGCTCGGCTCAAGGGAGCGATCGCGCAGCGACGCCGAATTATCCAGCGACAGCAATCCCAACATGCTTGACGTTCCATAGCCCCATTCCATAGCGGAATTGGGGCTTTTTCGCGTGCATGACACAGGAATTTGGAGGCCCCTTGACCGGGAACGTTCATCGATTATTTGGCCTGGCGCTTGGCGCATCGGCTGGTGCGATTATGACCCCCTTCTATGGCGGGATGTCAGCACTGGCGGTAGCGGCGATGGCGCTGCCTGGATCAACGGCACCTGACTGGCTGGAGATCCGTATTGGTCCCACCACGGTCATCCCTCATAGGACCGTGACCCACTGGATGCTCCCTTGGCTGGGGCTAGCAGGGGTATCAGCCGCTTGGTTACCTGATGCGCCTTTGCTTGGCGCCCTCCTCTTTGGTTTTTCGGTGGGTGGGCTCTCTCACGTAATTGGAGATGCAGGCACCCCTTTGGGAGTGCCTGTGTGGCACCCCGCCAAACGCTATTCCCTGAAGCTATGGGATGGCGGCACCACGGAATTTTGGCCCGTGCTTTTGGCCTGGGTCATCGCCGCGATTTTGATACGGAGCCTTGTGCTATGAAACACCTGACCGCCGGCCTATTGCCGGCGCCAATACTGCTGCTAATGCTGACGCTTTTGCTAGCGCTGAGTCCGACCGCCATAGCCCAGCCCGATGGGGGCAGAGGGCAAGCCTGCCTTGATAGCAATAATCCTCGCGAGTGCGGTTGGTTCTGGGGCCACCTAGATGATGAGAAGGATGAGAAGTCTGAAGAGCCCCCTGTCGAGATACCGATGGCCAAGGCGCCTGAAGAAGAGCTGGATTGTACAGACCCGGAGCAGTGGGAGCCCTCGTGTGGTTTTGTCGATCCTGAGGGGAGTTTCGAGTTTCAGGCCAAGCAGCGCGACATGCTCCTGAATCAGTCAGTGATGAATCCCAACAATCCAGAGACGGTCGAGGCCTTTCAGCGATACATGCGATGGGCCGTCGACCAAGCCATCACCATGTCCAGGATGTGGGAGTGGAATCAGATTCAAAACCAAGATCTCAACCCCCTCGTGCATAGCCCTGTTTCATCCTTTGGTCTTCGTGCTGCGTCACGAGCACGAGATGGCAAGCGCAACGCGGTCATGGAAGAGATAGACGACCAGAACGGGTTTCTCGTCTGGTTTACCCGGTCTAGCTGCCAGTTCTGTCATGACATGCAGCCAGTTATGAAGCAGCTCGAAAGACGTACTGGGCTAACCATATATAACGCACCTCTCGATGAGGTGTGCATGCCAGCGTTCTCGAGCAGCTGCGATACCTCAGGGCGGTCAGTGGAGGCTGCGGGTCACCTAGCCGTCGAAGCGGTGCCGGATCTATGGCTCTACCTGCCACAGGATGATCTTTGGTTCCGCGTCTCTAGTGGTGTTGAAGCAGCGCAGCGGATCACTTCGAGAATTGAGGTCTTTTTCGGTGCAATCCAACGGGCTGCAGAGAAGGGCCTCGAGGCGGTTGGTGACGGCACGAGCCCTCCCGTTGATTTTAGTGTCCCCGACATGCTTGAACGGTCATCCGGTGGTCTCGGCGCCGGCATTCCCCAAGGAGTTGAGTAATGTTCTCCCGAAAAAAATTGGTAACCATGATGGCGACAGCCGTGATCAGCGGAATGTCGATAACGGCCAGCATAAGCCAGGCGGAGGCCAACGCACTCGAAAATGCGTTTGACCGGCTCTCTAGTGCCGGGGGCGGCTTTAGTAGCTCGAACAGCGCATCATCGTTTGAAACCAGAACAAGGCATGGGTACACGGCCGGAGGCTTAACCATGCGGTTTTCTCAGAATCGCTACTCACTCGTCAACATGGACCCGCCCCGGCTAGACGTAGGCTGCAACGGCATTGATGCGCATTTTGGCGGCTTTTCCTACATCGACAGTGAACAGATCCAGCAGATGTTGGAGCAGATCGCCCAAGGGGTTGTGGCCCTCTCCTTCCAGCTCGCACTCAAGCAGCTTTGTCCTATTTGCGGGGATGTGCTCGAGTTTGCACAGCGCATGGCACAGGCGGCGGCGAAACTATCCCAAGACAGCTGTGAAGCTGCTACCGCATTGGTTGAGGGGTTTCCTGACTACTCGGGTGAATTAGGTAATCTCTGGTGTAGTTCGGTCGGGATGTTTGAAGGTGTGGAAAGTGACTGGCTGGCAGCCCAACAGGACACATGTGATACCAAGTCAGATTCGGGCCGTGAAGTTCGAGACCATCTCAGCAACAATCCGGGGGATCGTGCAATGGCCTTAGAGGTTGACGGCAACCGCACATGGCTAGGCCTTCAAGAAGCAGGTATTGCCCCTGGGCGAGATGGCAGTAACAACATGGGGGCAGAGAACAAAATATTTGCCGAGCTGCTGATG
Proteins encoded in this window:
- a CDS encoding ERF family protein; protein product: MNRSDSIARIGKALASVQAELGGLIAPDSTNPMYDSRYASLAIVIGTIRAVLNKFEIALVQAPVPGTVGAVVMETMLIHGPSGEYIGSYCEMPVETLDSHGVASAQTYARRYGLMALLGLAQGPDDDGNAAYKSAVQTSALLPQGEPEPSEQRISNGHRLASPEAILTEIENSDVERLVSAERWVNSAQLDAHLSARLKGAIAQRRRIIQRQQSQHA
- a CDS encoding metal-dependent hydrolase, whose product is MTGNVHRLFGLALGASAGAIMTPFYGGMSALAVAAMALPGSTAPDWLEIRIGPTTVIPHRTVTHWMLPWLGLAGVSAAWLPDAPLLGALLFGFSVGGLSHVIGDAGTPLGVPVWHPAKRYSLKLWDGGTTEFWPVLLAWVIAAILIRSLVL
- the traF gene encoding conjugal transfer protein TraF, whose translation is MKHLTAGLLPAPILLLMLTLLLALSPTAIAQPDGGRGQACLDSNNPRECGWFWGHLDDEKDEKSEEPPVEIPMAKAPEEELDCTDPEQWEPSCGFVDPEGSFEFQAKQRDMLLNQSVMNPNNPETVEAFQRYMRWAVDQAITMSRMWEWNQIQNQDLNPLVHSPVSSFGLRAASRARDGKRNAVMEEIDDQNGFLVWFTRSSCQFCHDMQPVMKQLERRTGLTIYNAPLDEVCMPAFSSSCDTSGRSVEAAGHLAVEAVPDLWLYLPQDDLWFRVSSGVEAAQRITSRIEVFFGAIQRAAEKGLEAVGDGTSPPVDFSVPDMLERSSGGLGAGIPQGVE
- a CDS encoding conjugal transfer protein TraH, giving the protein MFSRKKLVTMMATAVISGMSITASISQAEANALENAFDRLSSAGGGFSSSNSASSFETRTRHGYTAGGLTMRFSQNRYSLVNMDPPRLDVGCNGIDAHFGGFSYIDSEQIQQMLEQIAQGVVALSFQLALKQLCPICGDVLEFAQRMAQAAAKLSQDSCEAATALVEGFPDYSGELGNLWCSSVGMFEGVESDWLAAQQDTCDTKSDSGREVRDHLSNNPGDRAMALEVDGNRTWLGLQEAGIAPGRDGSNNMGAENKIFAELLMSWIGTEVRNKGGSGDSNTFAPTIETADAMLDIFLCGSDKASPTVIEYADFVNSFCEDKVWSGTSGQATEIYTCNNSDLRDCWNPNKVKVEDISLGHGFLTTVIMELEGAVKNVASGSPLTASQKAIIAAAPFPLYQAVNVAATYPDLAYDLVVGNSTILSYMISIEYIRHAVQATAKTSMTSSVPGEILREFREAQNELVVMTSQKAQQINLMAETQENIMSQVDKINRATLRNLHAMGLSGMDFARDMAREVD